One region of Salvia miltiorrhiza cultivar Shanhuang (shh) chromosome 3, IMPLAD_Smil_shh, whole genome shotgun sequence genomic DNA includes:
- the LOC131018510 gene encoding uncharacterized protein LOC131018510 produces MPQYAKFLRDVVSRKKKLGDFETVNLNEECSAILQRKLHAKIKDSSSFTLSCIIGGQQFGRALYDLGASINLMHLSIFQRLAIGEMKPTSMVLQMVDRLVTYPHGVVEDVLDPAEQKSQGRDMAGKCGAERGWSQHCLYQPL; encoded by the exons ATGCCCCAGTATGCCAAGTTCCTTAGGGACGTTGTCTCGCGCAAGAAAAAGTTGGGAGATTTCGAGACTGTCAACCTCAACGAGGAGTGTAGTGCAATTCTACAAAGAAAGCTGCATGCGAAGATCAAGGATTCGAGCAGTTTCACCTTATCatgcattattggaggccagcagtTTGGAAGGGCGCTCTATGATTTGGGAGCGAGCATCAATCTTATGCATCTCTCTATTTTTCAGCGACTGGCCATTGGGGAGATGAAGCCTACATCTATGGTGTTGCAGATGGTAGATAGGTTGGTTACCTACCCACATGGAGTTGTGGAGGACGTGCTt gacccagcTGAGCAGAAATCTCAGGGAAGAGACATGGCTGGCAAGTGTGGAGCAGAGCGTGGTTGGTCGCAGCATTGCTTGTACCAACCTCTTTGA